TTCTGATCTTCAAAATGGTGGTTTGCATGTTATCGATCTTGACGGACTAAAAGTTTCGGGTTTTGTTGACCTGGGCAAATCAGCAGAGGCTTTGGTATTTGCAGACAATAAGGTATTTGCAGCCAACTGGTCTAATTTTTATGTACAGGCAGAAAATAACACCGTACAGGTGATTGATCCCATGACGGATCAATTGGCTGGTGAAATAACAGTTACGAAAGAACCCAACAGCATGGTCGTTGACAAAAATGGAAAGCTCTGGGTTTTGTGCAGCGGTGGATTTATGAATGAGGAGATACCGGCTCTTTATCGAATTGATCCTCAGGATCTGGAAATAGAAAGGAAGATTGAATTCCCGCTTCTGGAGAGCAGTCCTACCTCTTTGAAAGCATTTGCCGGAGGTGATTCGCTGATCTTTTTGAATCCGGAAGTATATGTCACAGGCATTGAGGATACGGTACTCTCTTCTTCACCGTTTATTTCGGCGGAAGGCCGATTCTTTTATTCCTTATTTACCGATCCTGTACATTCATGGATATATGTTTCCGATGCAGTTGATTTTCAGCAGGAAGGCAGCGTTCTTGTCTTTGACCGCAAGGGCAGAAAGATCAGGGAGGTGTCTGCAGGCATAGTACCGGGTGGTTTTTGTTATACGGAATAATATATCGTAAACAATTCACTAACTTGGTTGTTTGATAAAAAAACTGAATATGAAGACAAAAATTGATTGTACCTGGAAGGAAGGCATGGCATTTGAAGCAAACACAGGAGGATTCAAGATCATGCTTGATGCTGAGGAAGCTGTTGGCGGTCAGAATTTGGGACCAAGGCCTAAGCCATTAACCCTTGTTTCTTTAGCTGGTTGCACCGGGATGGATGTGATTTCCATCCTGAAGAAAATGCGTATTGAACCGGAGTATTTCAACGTGGAAGTTGAAGGCAATCTTACCGAAGAACATCCGAAATACTATGATAAGATCCATCTCAGGTATGTCTTCAGGGGTAAGGATCTTCCTTTGGATAAGCTGGAAAAGGCCATATCGTTATCCCAGGATAGGTATTGTGGAGTAAGTGCCTTACTTTCCAAAGGAGCTGAACTGACTCATGAGATCATAGTAGAATGATCAGTTTTTGATAATTTCCACGAGTTCATTTA
The Bacteroidota bacterium DNA segment above includes these coding regions:
- a CDS encoding YncE family protein: MKSGKILRSLLFTAGLSTAFWACQKDNDPGEVIQTQDKYIYGQGVFIVNEGNFLQGNGSVFFFNEERNTLFKDIFYTMNQRPLGDVPTFMGIWGSSAYIVVNNSSKIEVVNKYNFISSGTITGMTSPRQILKVNDSKAYVSDLQNGGLHVIDLDGLKVSGFVDLGKSAEALVFADNKVFAANWSNFYVQAENNTVQVIDPMTDQLAGEITVTKEPNSMVVDKNGKLWVLCSGGFMNEEIPALYRIDPQDLEIERKIEFPLLESSPTSLKAFAGGDSLIFLNPEVYVTGIEDTVLSSSPFISAEGRFFYSLFTDPVHSWIYVSDAVDFQQEGSVLVFDRKGRKIREVSAGIVPGGFCYTE
- a CDS encoding OsmC family protein: MKTKIDCTWKEGMAFEANTGGFKIMLDAEEAVGGQNLGPRPKPLTLVSLAGCTGMDVISILKKMRIEPEYFNVEVEGNLTEEHPKYYDKIHLRYVFRGKDLPLDKLEKAISLSQDRYCGVSALLSKGAELTHEIIVE